Below is a genomic region from Actinomyces weissii.
CGACACGATCACCGTCATGCGTGACGGCCGCTGGGTCTCCACCGGCCCCGCCGCAGACCTGAGCATCGACGACATCATCGAGAAGATGGTGGGGCGGCGTATCGAGTCGAATATCCGCCCGCAGCCGGGGGACCCCGACGCTGAGGTGGTCCTCAAGGTCGAGGGCCTGTGCACCAAGAAGCTCCTCAAGGACGTCAGCTTCGAGCTGCGCCGTGGCGAGATCCTGGGCTTTGCGGGACTGGTGGGCGCGGGTCGTACCGAGACCGCGCGAGCCCTGATCGGCGCCGACCCCAAGACCGCCGGGCGCGTGGAGATCGAGGGGCGGGAGGTCAACATCAAGTCCCCCGAGGACGCGGTCAAGCACTCCCTGGCCTACCTGTCCGAGGACCGTAAGCGCTACGGCCTGCTGCTGGACAAGGACCTGGTGCTCAACACGGCCCTGCCCTCCTACCGCATCTGGTCGCGGGGCATCGTGGTGGACGACTCCCAGGCCGTGGGCACCGCCGCGCGCTATATCGACCGCCTGCGCGTCAAGACCCCCTCCGCGCGGCAGCGGGCCAAGAACCTCTCCGGTGGCAACCAGCAGAAGGTCGTGATCGGCAAGTGGCTGGCCCGTGACTGCGACATCCTCATCTTCGACGAGCCGACCCGCGGTATCGACGTCGGCGCGAAGGACGAGATCTACGACCTGCTGAACCAGCTGGCCGCCCAGGGCAAGTCCATCATCGTCATCTCCTCTGAGATCCCCGAGGTGCTACGCCTCGCCCAGAGGATCGTCGTCATGTGGGAGGGCCGGGTCACCGGCACCATCAGCAACGACGAAGCCACCCAGAACTCAATCATGGCGCTGGCCACCGGCCAGGCCGGCACGAAGACGAAGGAGTCAGCGTGAGCACTGCAGCACCCGTCAAGCCGCAACAAGGCTCGGTAAAGCCGCCTATGTCCTCGATGAGCCAGGGCACCGACCTGATGGACTTCCTCAGGCGCCACGCCTCCCAGGTCCTGGTGCTGGTCTCGGAGCTTGTCCTGATCGTGGTGTTCTCGATCGCGAGCCCCTACTTCTTCCAGCTCTCCAACTTCTCGGCGCTGCTGCTGGACGCCTCCGTGTACGTCCTGCTGGCCCTGGGACTGACCTTCGTGATCGCCACCGGCGGTATCGACCTGACCCCCGGCTTCGGTATCGCCTTCACCTCGGTGTGCCTGGCGGTGGTCATGCGAGAGGCTGCGAAAGCCGGGCTGGGCACCCCGCTGGTGATCTTCCTGGGAGTGCTGGTGGGCCTGCTGGCAGGGGCCCTGCTGGGCACGATCAACGGCTTCCTGGTGGCCTACCTGCGTATGCAGCCCATGATCGCCACCCTGGCCATGATGCTTATCGCCTGGGGCATGGCCCTGGTCCTGTCCGGCACCTCCGCCATCCCGCTGTCCGGCTTCCCGGCCTTCCTGACCCTCGGGCAGGGGCGCACCCTCGGCGTCACCAACGCCATGTTCCTGGTGGTGGCCGCCGCCCTGGTGGCCGCCTACCTGCTCAACCGCACCCTGATCGGACGCTACGCCCTGGCTATCGGCTCCAACGAGGAGGCCACCCGCCTGTCCGGCGTGAACGTCAAGCGCTGGAAGCTGTACGTGTACGCCCTGGGCGGCACCTTCACCGGCCTGGCCGGTATCCTCATGGCCTCCCGCCTGGCCTCCGGCAAGCCCGACGTCGGCCAGTCCTACGAGATGTACGCCATCGCCGCCGCAGTCCTGGGCGGTGCCTCCCTGATGGGTGGCAAGGCCTCCGTCTTCGGCTCGGTGGTCGGCGCCGTCGTCATCGCCACCATCCGTAACGGCGCGGTGCTCATGGGCATCCCCGACCAGTGGCAGAAGGTGCTGCTGGGCGTGGTGGTGCTCGGGGCCGTCTACCTGGACACCCGCCGCACCGACAAGTGACGCCGGGGCGTCCGGCCGTCCACCAAACGATCCACCCACAACCAAGAGGCCGCCTCACACCGAGGCCTCTGAGCACACAACCAAGGAGAGAACAATGAGGTTCAAGAAGATACTCGGGGTCGCGGCTGCGCTCGCGATCTCCACGACCGGCTTGGCCGCCTGCGGTGGCGGCGGAGGCGGGGCGGCCGGTGACGGCAAGACCATCGCGGTGGTGGCCAAGGGCTATGCCAGCCCGTTCTGGGCGGCTGTCCGCGCGGGCTCCGAGCAGGCAGGCAAGGACCTGGGCTACACCGTGACCTTCAACGGCCCGGACACCGAGACCGACGTCCCCCGTCAGAACGACCAGCTCAACCAGGCCCTGGTGAAGCGCCCCGCTGCGCTGGTCTTCGCGGCCCTGGACTCCGACTCGCAGGGGACCGTGCTGCAGCAGTTCCAGGACGCCTCTATCCCCGTGGTGGCCTTCGACTCGGGTGTGCCGGGCTCGGAGATCCCCAAGACCACGGTGGCCACCAACAACAAGGAGGCCGCGGCTGAGGCTGCCAAGAACCTGACCGACCTGATCGGCAAGAAGGGCAAGGTGGCGATCGTCTGCCACTCGCAGACCTCGGTCACCGGTCAGGACCGGGAGAAGGGCTTCAAGGAGTGGGTGGAGAAGAACGCCCCGGAGGTCCAGATCGTGGACACCCAGTACAACAACTCCGACCAGGCCGTGGCCCAGCAGCAGGCTGCCGCTATCCTGCAGGCCAACCCTGATCTGGTGGGTATCTTCGCCACCGACGACGACGGCGCCGTGGCCGCCGCCCAGGCCGCGGAGACCGCGGGCGTGGAGAGCACCGTCAAGATCGTGGGCTTCGACTCCGGCAAGCCGCAGCTGGACCTCATCAAGAAGGGCACCATCGTCGGCTCCGTGACCCAGAACCCCTACGAGATGGGCTACCAGGCCGTGGTCGCCGCGGACAAGGTCCTCAAGGGCGAGAGCCTGGAGAAGTTCATCGACTCCGGCTTCTACTGGTACGACAAGAGCAACCTGGACGACGAGAAGATCAAGAAGGCCGTCTACGAGTGACCGGCGGCTGGTAGCACGTCCCTGGCCAGGCGTCCACCGCCCTGGCAGGTGACTCAGGTGGCCCCTTCCCGGGTTTCTCGGGGAGGGGCCACCGGCTGTCTGCACAAGGTCTGCGCCGGAAAACCAGGGCTGGTGGCTTGTGGGAGATCCTGGGTGAGCCTGAGTTACCGCTTAAATGTCCTAACAAATAGTGCTGGCTGGCGTAGACTCGTAGGACAGACGGCAGACGCAACGGGGCGCCTGCCGGGAAGGGTCACGCATATGAGCCAGCAAGCCACCACCGTCCCTGGGACCATGCGCGCCGCCGTGCTGCGCGACATCACCAAAGGCCTCCAGGTAGAGACCATCCGCACCCCCCGGCCACGCTTCGGGGAGGTGCTCATCAAGGTCGCCGCCTGCGGCCTGTGCCACTCCGACCTGCACGTGATCGGCGGGGCCATCAGCTTCCCGCTGCCCGCGGTGCTGGGCCACGAGGTCACCGGCACCGTCGTCGAGCTGGGGCCCGGCAACGAGCACTCCGGCCTGCAGGTGGGCCAGCACGTGGCCGGAGGCTTCCTCATGCCCTGCGGGCAGTGCGAGGCCTGCGCCGCCGGACGCGACGAGCTGTGCGGCCCCTTCTTCGACCTCAACCGGCTCAAGGGCTGCCTCTACGACGGCCAGACCCGCCTGGCCGCCCAGGACGGCGAGCCGATCTACATGTACTCCATGGGCGGGCTGGCCGAGTACGCCGTCGTGCCCGCCACCGCCCTGGCCCCCGTGCCCGGCTCCATGGAGCTGGTGCCCGCCGCCATCCTGGGGTGCGCCGCCATGACCGGCTTCGGGGCCGTGCGCCGCGGCGCCGACCTGCGCTACGGCGAGACCGTGGCCGTGGTGGCGGTCGGGGGAGTGGGCACCAACATCGTCCAGATCGCCTCCGTGTTCGGGGCCAGTCAGGTCATCGCCATCGACGTCGACGACGAGAAGCTGGAGCCGATGCGGGCCTACGGCGCCACCGCCGTCATCAACTCCGCCACTCAGGACGCCCGCGCGGAGGTCCTCCGGCTCACCGGCGGACGCGGCGTGGACGTCTCCTTCGAGGCCCTGGGGGTGCCCGACACCTGGAAGACCGCCCTGGACGTGCTGGCCGACGGCGGCCGCATGGTGCCCATCGGCCTGGGGGCAGGCGTACAGACGGCCGGGGTGGAGATCAACCGCACCGTGCGCCGCTCCCAGCGCATCCTGGGCTCCTACGGGGCGCGCACCCGCCAGGACCTGCCCGCCGTGGTGGACCTGGCCGCGCGCGGCGTCATCAACTACCGCGACGTCGTCTCCCGCCGCTTCTCGCTGGAGCAGGCCGGGCAGGGCTACGAGGCCCTGCGCCACCGCCAGGTGCAGGGGCGGGCCGTGGTGGACATGAGCCTGTGAGCCGCCGTTAGCAAGGACGGCGCCCACCGCCCGGCTAAGAGCTAGCCGAGGCTGGTGGGCGCCGTCGTCTGACAGCGGGGCCTGCCCCCCCGTCAGGCCGGGGGCCTCAGAGCGGCAGCAGCTGGGACTCGATGTAGGCGCGGGCCTTGAGCGCGTACTCGTGCGGGTTAGCCACCGCCGGGTCCTGCTCGGCCTCAACCAGGATCCACTGCTGGTAGCCGTGCTCCAGCAGGAGCCTGTAGGGCTCGGTGAAGTCGATGCAGCCGTCGCCCGGGACCGTGAACATGCCGTTCATGAAGGAGTCCAGGAAGGAGCGCTCCGCCGCCCGGGACTCCGCCAGCTTCTCCGGGCGCACGTCCTTGAAGTGCACGTGCTTGACCCGGTCGATGGTGGCCTCCAGCAGGCCCATCACGTCGCCGTCGCCCACGTAGGCGTGGCCGGTGTCGAACAGCAGCGAGACCTTGGCGGGGTCGGTCAGCTCCATGAGCCGGACGGTCTCCTCCTTGGTCTGCACCACCGTGCCCAGGTGGTGGTGGTAGACGAGCTCCAGGCCGTGCTCGTGGGCCACCTCACCCAGGCGGTTCAGCCCCGCAGCCAGCACCGGCCACTCCTCCTCGGTGAGCACCGGCTTGTTGGTAAAGATGCACACGTCCCGCCTGCCCTGCACCGAGCCGGTCTGCTCGGAGACGACCACCCGCGTGGCCCCCAGGTACTGCAGGTACTCGCAGGTGGCGGTGAACTCCGGCAGCACCGCCTCCACGCCGTCGCGGAGGATGAAGGAGGAGAACCACTGGGCCACGACCTGGATGCCGCGCGCCTGCGCCCGCTCCCTGACCACCTCCCGGGCCGGGAAGAAGCCGGCGCACTCGGTGCCGCGGTAGCCGGTGTCCGCCAGGTCCAGGAGCATGTCCTCCAAGGTGTTGTAGGCGCCGACCTCCGGTATGTCGTCATTGCGCCAGGAGATGGGGTGCATGCCCCAGCTGATGCCGTGGGGGTCGGTGATGGCGGTAGCCGGGTCTAGGCGGAAGGTCATGTCGGTCTCCTAGGTATGCGTGGGAGGCAGGGCCTCCCCGAGCCTCATTGCTCGTCAAGGAGAGTCTAAATTGTCAGGACTAATGTGGTCCAGGTTCTGGGGTGAGGAGACTCGCGGCGCTCAGTCCAGGTCCAGCAGGCGGGTGAGCTTCTCCCCGCCCAGGAACAGCGCCCCCAGCAGACCGGTGGCCCCCAGCAGCGTCAGTGCCGAGGTGCCGGTCAGCAGGCCGACGCCGGTCACCGCGCCCGCCAGCAGGGCCAGGGACGTGACCACCAGCAGCAGCCTGCGCACCGCGCCGGCAGGGACCTCGGGGGCCGGGTTGAAGGCGTCGCGCTCAGAGAGGTCGATCGAGCTGAGCACCGACTGGGCGGTAACCAGGGGGGTGTCGGCGGTGGTCATCTGCTCCTGCTCCTGCGCTCGCGGCAGAAGCGGCGGGCCGCGTCCTGCACGGCTCCGTACCAGGGCGGGACTGCCCTGTTTTTGACGTGTCAAACCCTAGGGAGGCGGGTGCGTGCCCGTCCAGTTCCGGGGCTGTGAACTGCGTCCTGTGCCTGCCGCCACAGGGGCAGCCAGCCAGTTTATACTCGCCGGGTGACAAGCCCAGACATGCTCTCCGCCCCCGGGCAGGCCGCCCCCGGGCCAGTTCTCGTGGTCGACTTCGGGGCCCAGTACGCCCAGCTGATCGCCCGTCGTGTCAGGGAGGCCTCCGTCTACTCGGAGATCGTCCCCCACACCATGCCGGTGGACCAGATGCTGGCCAAGCGGCCCGCCGCCGTGATCCTGTCCGGCGGCCCCTCCTCCGTGTACGAGGACGGCGCCCCCAGCATCGACCCTGCCATCTTCGAGGCAGGCGTGCCCGTGCTGGGCATCTGCTACGGCTTCCAGACCATGGCCCAGGCCCTGGGGGGCCAGGTGGGGCGCACCGGCACCCGCGAGTACGGGCACACCGACGCCGCCGTCAGGAACGACTCCTGCCTGTTCGCAGGCACCCCGGTGGAGCAGGCCGTGTGGATGAGCCACGGCGACGCCGTGCAGGCCGCCCCGGCAGGCTTCACCGTCACCGCCTCCACCGCCGAGACCCCGGTGGCGGCCTTTGAGGACCGCGAGCGCCGCCTGTTCGGCCTGCAGTGGCACCCGGAGGTGCTGCACTCCCGCCACGGCCAGGCCGCCCTGGAGAACTTCCTCCACCAGGGGGCGGGTATCCCCGCCACCTGGACGCCCGGCAACATCATCGAGGAGCAGGTCCAGTCCATCCGTGAGCAGGTAGGTGACGCCCACGTCATCTGCGGCCTGTCCGGGGGCGTGGACTCCTCCGTGGCCGCCGCCCTGGTGCACCGGGCCGTGGGGGACCAGCTGACCTGCATCTTCGTGGACCACGGCCTGCTGCGGGCCGGGGAGCGCGAGCAGGTGGAGCAGGACTACGCCCAGGGCATGGGCATCCGCGTCATCACCGTGGACGAGTCCGAGCGCTTCCTGGCCGCCCTGGCCGGGGTCACCGACCCGGAGACCAAGCGCAAGATCATCGGCCGGGAGTTCATCCGCTCCTTCGAGGCCGCCCAGCGCCAGGTGGTCGAGGCCGTCGGGGCGCAGGGCGGTGAGATCCGGTTCCTGGTGCAGGGGACGCTCTACCCCGACGTCGTGGAGTCCGGCGGCGGTGAGGGGGCCGCCAACATCAAGAGCCACCACAACGTGGGGGGACTGCCGGAGGACTTGGACTTTGAGCTGGTCGAGCCGCTGCGCACCCTGTTCAAGGACGAGGTGCGCACCATCGGCCGCGCGCTGGGCGTGCCGGAGAAGATCGTGGCCCGCCAGCCCTTCCCCGGGCCGGGGCTGGGGATCCGGGTGATCGGCGAGGTCACGCGCGAGAACCTGGAGGTGCTGCGCGCCGCGGACCTGATCGTGCGGGAGGAGCTGACCGCTGCGGGCCTGGACGAGGAGATCTGGCAGTGCCCGGTGGTGCTGCTCGCAGACGTGCGCTCCGTGGGGGTGCAGGGCGACGGGCGCACCTACGGGCACCCGGTGGTGCTGCGGCCGGTCTCCAGCGAGGACGCCATGACGGCCGACTGGACGCGCCTGCCCTACGACGTGCTGGCCCGCATCTCCACCCGTATCACCAACTCCGTCCCGGAGGTCAACCGGGTGGTGCTGGACTGCACCAGCAAGCCGCCGGGCACCATCGAGTGGGAGTGAGCACCTGGTGCTGACGCCTCGCCCCGCCGTCCGGACACCGACGGCGGGGCGAGGTCTTGCTGTGGGTGGGGCCGCCTGGGCCTGTGGGCGGCCCTGCGGCCATCTGACGCAGCGGAAACCGGCCATCTGACGCAGCGGAAACCGGCCATCTGACGCAGCGGAAACCGGCCATCTGACGCAGCGGAAACCGGCCATCTGACGCAGCGGAAACCGGCCATCTGACGCAACGGAGTATACTTGTCCTTGATTTTGCAATGTTTCCGGAGGTCATGATGTCGTCAACCTACATCCCGCGCACCATCGACAAGGTGATCAGTGAGCTGCTTGCCGTCAGCGGTGCTGTCCAGGTCAAGGGCCCCAAGTGGTGCGGCAAGACGGAGACCTCCAGGCAGCACGCCCGCTCGACCCTCTACCTGCAGGACCCTGACCGCAGCGCCTCGTACCTGGCTTTGGCGGACGTTAAGCCCTCGAGGCTCCTGGAGGGGGCCGTACCGCGACTTATAGACGAGTGGCAGATGGCGCCCCAGCTGTGGGACGCCGTGCGTTTCACGGTGGACCAGCGGGCGGAGCCGGGTCAGTTCATCCTCACCGGCTCCTCGACTCCTACGGTTACCGGTGCGCACTCTGGGGTCGGGCGGATCGTGCCAGTCACTATGAGGACGATGACCCTGGCTGAGTCTGGGGACTCCACCACGGAGATATCGCTACAGGCGCTGTTCGACGGAGCGACGGGCAGCTCAGACGTTGTCGGCCTGGCCAAGGCAGATGTCGAGGACCTGGCTTGGCTCCTGTGCAGAGGCGGCTGGCCCGCTGCGGTAACCGCCTCAGGCTCAACCCGAGGAGCCGCCACCAGGCTCGCAAGAAGCTACGTAGAGGTGCTGATCGACTCAGACGTCTCCCGTCTGGATGGCGTCACCCGCAGCTCTGCACGTATGCGTGCGCTCATGCGCGCATACGCGCGCCACGTCTCCACACAGGCATCCCAGAAGACGATCGCCGCTGACCTGGCCGCCGACGAGGGCGCCATGTCACCCAACACCGTCAGTGACTACCTGGACGCCCTGACCCGTGCCTTCGTCATAGAGGACCTGCCTGCCTGGAGTCCCGCGCTGCGCTCGCGGACGGTCCTGCGCACCAGCCCTACCCGACACTTCACGGACCCTTCTATCGGTGCTGCCGTGATGCGCTGGAGCCCGGCCGACCTGCTCCGCGACACTGAGACGCTGGGGCTGTACTTTGAGTCGTTCTGCGTCAGGGACCTGCGCGTGTACGCGCAGGCTGCCGACGGGACGGTCGCGCACTACCGTGACAAGACCGGGCTGGAGGCTGACATAGTCATCACCCTTGCCGACGGCCGCTGGGCCCCTGTAGAGGTCAAGCTGGGGTCTCGGCAGGTAGACGATGCCGCGCGAAACCTCCTGCGCCTGCGCGAGCGTGTGGACACTGGGCGGATGGGGGAGCCTTCCTTCCTGGCCGTCGTCACCGCCGGGGCCACGGCCTATCGCCGTGATGACGGCGTCCTCGTCATTCCTCTTGCTTGCCTGGGGCCGTGAACCGTTCCCTGGTTCGCAGCGCGTTCCGCCTGGCGGAAGCACCTGCCTGCAACACCGCTGCACGCGGCCGCTGATGGCGCACTATGGGGGCATGGACACGGCCCTTCCGACGGCGTCGCCCCGCAGCGGCAACATGCTCAGCTACGTGCGGAGGCACCTGGAGCCCTTCTCTGAGCGGGGCCTGTGCCCCGTGGACAGCCTGGTGCTGTCCTGGCTGGCCTACACCCAGCTGCCGGCCGAGGCCGAGCAGGCGGGCCTCAACCTGCGCAGCTGGCAGGGCGCGCCCCTGCGGGAGCTGTACCGGGCCGAGTACTTCCCCCACTACTACGCGGGGATCCCGGGCGAGGCCGACAGCCTGCGCCTGCTGGCCGCCGTGGCCGCCAGCCCGCGCTTCCGGGACCTGCCGGTGGTCGGCTACCGCGAGCACACCGACTGGCAGGCGCAGAAGCAGTTCGCCGCCATGACCTTCCGCCTGCAACCCGACCTGTCCTACGTAGCCTTCCGGGGCACCGACGCCAGCATCGTGGGCTGGAAGGAGGACTTCAACCTCTGCTTCTGCAGCCCCGTGCCCTCACAGGTCGACGCCGCCGCCTACCTGCAGGAGGCGGCCCGGCACCTGGAGGGACGGCTGGTGGTCGGTGGGCACTCCAAGGGAGGCAACCTGGCCGTCTACGCCGCCGTCAGCGTGCCGCAGGACGTGCAGGCGCGCCTGACCCAGGTCTGCTCCCACGACGGCCCCGGCCTGCTGCCCGAGCTGGTAGAGACTGAGGCCTACGCGCGGGTGGCCCCCAAGATCAGCAAGACCGTGCCCCAGGCCTCCGTGGTCGGGCTGCTGCTGGAGGACCAGGAGCAGCACCGGGTAGTGCGCTCCAAACGGCTCCTGATCTGGCAGCACGACCCCTTCTCCTGGGTGGTGGAGGGGAGGGACTTCGCCTACGTGGACTCCCTGACGCCCTCCGCCCGCCTGGTGGACAGCACCCTGACCGCCTGGCTGCGCAGCCGCAGCCCGGAGGAGCGTGAGCGCCTGATCGACACCCTCTACGCCGTCCTGGAGGCGGCCGGGGCCCAGACCACCCAGGACCTGCTCTCCGGACGCTGGCGTACCGCACCCGCAGTGGTACGGGCATTCAAGGACCTGGACCCACAGAGCCGCGCCTTCGTGACGCAGGCCCTGGCAGAGCTGCTGCCCCTCGGGGTCAGGTCCGTGCCGGGGCTCTGGTGACGTCCTGCGTCGGGCTCTGGACAGTCATGAGCCCATAGGGTTTCTGGCGGTTCCAGGGAGGCCGGGAGGCGTGATTCCCCCGGGAGGGTGTGGGCTCTCCGGGATGTGCCGGTCGGCCGGTACCAGGACCCACCCTGTCTGTCCTTGTAAGAGGCTCGTGGGTTACTACGAGCAGAATCCCGGTAGGTCCGCCTTCGTTCCCTGCCAGCCCACAGCCTTTCTGTGAGCCGTCGAGTGCGGCAGGGGGTGAGCGAGAGCGTTCCCTGGGGTGCTTTGTGAGGGCGCCCTGGAACCAGGTGGTCCAGGCCGCCTGAACGGTGCCGGGCCCGGCCGCTACCCTGGGTGGCGTGACGCAGCTGCTGGCCGCCTACCGCTCACCCCTGGGGCCGATGACCCTGGCGGTGGAGACGGCTGGCGCGCACCTGCCGGCAGGTGGGGCCTTGGTGGGCGCGTGGTTCGACGGCCAGGCCTATGACCGCGCCGGAACCAGCGACGACGCGCTCGACGTCGTCGCCGCAGGCCTCCTGAAGCCCCCGGTGCTGGTGGCAGCCCGCAGCTGGCTGGACCGGTACTTCGCGGGCAGCGAGCCGGGGGAACCGCCTGCGCTCGCGGCACGCGGCACCCCCTTCCAGCAACAGGTCTGGAGCCTGCTGCGCCAGATACCCCGCGGACAGACCCGCACCTACGGCCAGCTGGCCCAGGCGGTGGCCGCCGCTACGGGCAGAGCCTGCTCGGCCCGCGCCGTCGGCGGGGCTGTGGGGCGTAACCCCGTCAGTGTTTTCGTGCCCTGCCACCGGGTCGTGGGGGCAGGCGGGCGGCTGACCGGATACGCGGGTGGGACGGCCCGCAAGGAGGCCCTGCTGCGCCTTGAGGGAGTGGTGCTGTAGGGCGTAGGGCGCTGCCGGGATCAGTCGTTGCGGCAGCGGGCCACGCACAGCGGCTTGAAGGCCGCAAACACCTGGTGGTCCTCCACCTGCAGGCCCCAGCGTTCCAGGTGCTCTAGCAGGTCCTCGGCCTGCCACTGCTGCCCCGGACTGAATCCGGCGCGATGCCACAGGCGCGTGCCCCCAGGGCTCTGCGTGCCTTCCGTCAGCACGTAGCAGGGGAGCGCGATGTACCCGCCGGGCCGCACCACGCGCTTGAGCTCGGCGACGGCCTGCTCCGGCTGCTCCAGCAGGTGCAGCACGTTCCCGGCCACCGTCGCGTCTACGGCGTCGTCAGCCAGGGGCAGGGCGGTGACGTCCCCGGTGCGGGCCGCCAGGTTGCGCAGCCTCTTGCGGCGGGCCTTAGCGCGGGTGCGCGCCACCATCGCAGGGGAGGCGTCGCAGGCCAGCACCCGCCACACCTGCGGGGCCAGGGCGCAGGCGAACAGGCCGGTGGCGCAGGCGGCGTCCAGCAGCAGGTCGGCAGGGGAGAGGCGCTCGGCGATGTATGCGGCTGCCTGGTTCGCTCCCGCTCGGCCGCGCACGGTAGCCAGGTCGTAGACCGGGGCGGCGACGTCCCAGAACCTGTGTGGAAGCCTCATCTGCCGTCTTCCTCCTGGGGGTCGGATATGGACGCGGGCGCTGGTGCCGCAGCGAACCTGCATACAGGTTATGGTCTGCGACCCGATCGTGCGCGCTGCACGTGCGGGCAGGCGGCAGGGGCGGGGGACCGGGAGGGTCGCAGTACTGGGTGGTCTCCTGCCGGGAGGGTCGCAGTGCTGGGTGGCCCGCCACGCTGGGTGGGGTGCGGTGAGGCGTGGGTGGGTGCCGTCCTGCCCGTGGGCTGGGACGCTGAGCGGAGGCGGGCAGGTGCGGGGCGGACAGCGTCCTGTCGCACCGGGCGGAGAAGAGCAGGTGCAGGGCGGTCGGCGTCCTGTCGCACCGGGCGGAGAAGAGCAGGTGCAGGGCGGTCGGCGTCCTGTGGTGCTGGTCAGGGCGCTTGCCTACGGCGCTCAGGGGCACGTACGCTGCGCCTACCAGGTGTCATGACACCAGGCCGGACGGAAGGACCACCATGGCGCTCCCTGAACCGCAGCCCACCCCCTGGCAGAGCAGCAACGAGCTGGACCTGGAGCGGGCCGCGCTGCTCGTCGTCGACGTTCTCGGCGGCAGCAACCCCGTACCTGAGTTCCTGCAGGAGATGGCTGCCAGCTCCGTACGCCTGGCCCGGGCGGCCCGCGCGGCAGGCGTGCCGGTGTTCTTCGCCTGCGACAACCACATCCCGGGCACCGACCTGGAGGAGACGCTGTGGGGCGCGCACTCGGTCCGGGGGACCCAGGACTCCAGGCCCCTGGACGCCTTTGAGGTCACGGAGCGGGACTACGTGGTCCCTAAGCGCCGCTACTCGGCCTTCTATGCCACCGACCTGGACCTGACCCTGCGCGAGCTGGGGCGTGACACCCTGATCGTGGTGGGGGCCGACACCAATATCTGTGTGCTGCACACCCTGGCCAGCGCCTACTACCTGGGCTACCGCACCATCGTGCCCGCGGAGGCCACCGCCACCTTCCTGGTGGGCAACCAGGAGGACGGGCTGGCCTACTTCTCGCGGGTCTTCGACACCCGGGTGACCACCACTGACGACGTGCTCGCGGCCCTGTCGTGAGTTCCGGTGGGTCGGGTGGGGGGTGGGCTGACCCCTAGGCGGCTCCCGAGGCGGGCCCTGTAGGTCGGGGCGGGGCGTGCCCGCCCCACCCCGACTTGTGCATTTCGGCGCGAGTGGTGCCGGAATACCGCACCACTCGCGCCGAAATGCACAAGTGGAGGCGAAGGGGGTGCCCAGTGGGTGTGGGGGTGCCCAGGGGGTGTGGGGGCGTCCAGGGGGCGCAGATAGTGCGCCCGGCAGGCCCCGCCGTCGTCGAGAAGCCACCAGCAGCCACCAGACCCGCCCGAGCTATCCACAACTAAGGTAACCCTTACCGGTCTCGCGGGCCATATGTCCCGGTCTCGTGGAATATGCTCGGGAGGACTGGAGGTGTTCCATGCTAGAGCTCCACGACGTCACCAAGTCCTACCGCACCGCGTCCCTGACCCAGACGGCCCTGGACCGAGTCAGTCTGGCCTTCCGCGACAACGAGTTCGTGGCCGTGCTGGGTCAGTCCGGCTCCGGCAAGACCACCATGCTCAACGTCATCGGTGGCCTGGACCAGTTTGACGACGGCGACCTGGTTATCGACGGCGTCTCCACCAAGGACTACCGCGACCGCGACTGGGACACCTACCGCAACAACCGCATCGGCTTCGTCTTCCAGTCCTACAACCTCATCCCCCACCAGAGCGTGCTGGCCAACGTCGAGCTGGCCCTGACCCTCTCCGGGGTCTCCCGCTCCCAGCGGCGCGCCCGCGCCCGGCAGGCCCTGGAGGACGTCGGCCTGGCCGAGCACGCCCACAAGCGCCCCTCCCAGCTCTCCGGTGGGCAGATGCAGCGTGTGGCGATCGC
It encodes:
- the guaA gene encoding glutamine-hydrolyzing GMP synthase — its product is MLSAPGQAAPGPVLVVDFGAQYAQLIARRVREASVYSEIVPHTMPVDQMLAKRPAAVILSGGPSSVYEDGAPSIDPAIFEAGVPVLGICYGFQTMAQALGGQVGRTGTREYGHTDAAVRNDSCLFAGTPVEQAVWMSHGDAVQAAPAGFTVTASTAETPVAAFEDRERRLFGLQWHPEVLHSRHGQAALENFLHQGAGIPATWTPGNIIEEQVQSIREQVGDAHVICGLSGGVDSSVAAALVHRAVGDQLTCIFVDHGLLRAGEREQVEQDYAQGMGIRVITVDESERFLAALAGVTDPETKRKIIGREFIRSFEAAQRQVVEAVGAQGGEIRFLVQGTLYPDVVESGGGEGAANIKSHHNVGGLPEDLDFELVEPLRTLFKDEVRTIGRALGVPEKIVARQPFPGPGLGIRVIGEVTRENLEVLRAADLIVREELTAAGLDEEIWQCPVVLLADVRSVGVQGDGRTYGHPVVLRPVSSEDAMTADWTRLPYDVLARISTRITNSVPEVNRVVLDCTSKPPGTIEWE
- a CDS encoding ATP-binding protein, which produces MMSSTYIPRTIDKVISELLAVSGAVQVKGPKWCGKTETSRQHARSTLYLQDPDRSASYLALADVKPSRLLEGAVPRLIDEWQMAPQLWDAVRFTVDQRAEPGQFILTGSSTPTVTGAHSGVGRIVPVTMRTMTLAESGDSTTEISLQALFDGATGSSDVVGLAKADVEDLAWLLCRGGWPAAVTASGSTRGAATRLARSYVEVLIDSDVSRLDGVTRSSARMRALMRAYARHVSTQASQKTIAADLAADEGAMSPNTVSDYLDALTRAFVIEDLPAWSPALRSRTVLRTSPTRHFTDPSIGAAVMRWSPADLLRDTETLGLYFESFCVRDLRVYAQAADGTVAHYRDKTGLEADIVITLADGRWAPVEVKLGSRQVDDAARNLLRLRERVDTGRMGEPSFLAVVTAGATAYRRDDGVLVIPLACLGP
- a CDS encoding DUF2974 domain-containing protein gives rise to the protein MDTALPTASPRSGNMLSYVRRHLEPFSERGLCPVDSLVLSWLAYTQLPAEAEQAGLNLRSWQGAPLRELYRAEYFPHYYAGIPGEADSLRLLAAVAASPRFRDLPVVGYREHTDWQAQKQFAAMTFRLQPDLSYVAFRGTDASIVGWKEDFNLCFCSPVPSQVDAAAYLQEAARHLEGRLVVGGHSKGGNLAVYAAVSVPQDVQARLTQVCSHDGPGLLPELVETEAYARVAPKISKTVPQASVVGLLLEDQEQHRVVRSKRLLIWQHDPFSWVVEGRDFAYVDSLTPSARLVDSTLTAWLRSRSPEERERLIDTLYAVLEAAGAQTTQDLLSGRWRTAPAVVRAFKDLDPQSRAFVTQALAELLPLGVRSVPGLW
- a CDS encoding methylated-DNA--[protein]-cysteine S-methyltransferase, whose protein sequence is MTQLLAAYRSPLGPMTLAVETAGAHLPAGGALVGAWFDGQAYDRAGTSDDALDVVAAGLLKPPVLVAARSWLDRYFAGSEPGEPPALAARGTPFQQQVWSLLRQIPRGQTRTYGQLAQAVAAATGRACSARAVGGAVGRNPVSVFVPCHRVVGAGGRLTGYAGGTARKEALLRLEGVVL
- a CDS encoding class I SAM-dependent methyltransferase, with amino-acid sequence MRLPHRFWDVAAPVYDLATVRGRAGANQAAAYIAERLSPADLLLDAACATGLFACALAPQVWRVLACDASPAMVARTRAKARRKRLRNLAARTGDVTALPLADDAVDATVAGNVLHLLEQPEQAVAELKRVVRPGGYIALPCYVLTEGTQSPGGTRLWHRAGFSPGQQWQAEDLLEHLERWGLQVEDHQVFAAFKPLCVARCRND
- a CDS encoding isochorismatase family cysteine hydrolase — its product is MALPEPQPTPWQSSNELDLERAALLVVDVLGGSNPVPEFLQEMAASSVRLARAARAAGVPVFFACDNHIPGTDLEETLWGAHSVRGTQDSRPLDAFEVTERDYVVPKRRYSAFYATDLDLTLRELGRDTLIVVGADTNICVLHTLASAYYLGYRTIVPAEATATFLVGNQEDGLAYFSRVFDTRVTTTDDVLAALS